GCTGAAGCGAATACGACTTACGGTATTATTGGTGTAAAAGTTTGGATATGTAAACCTAAAAATTTGGAGCAAAATTATGGCACTAATGCCAAAAAGGGTAAAGTACAGAAAGGTTCAAAGAGGCAGCCTCGCAGGTAATGCGGGTAACTGTAACAAACTCGACTTCGGTGAGTTTGGCCTACAAGTACTAGATCGTGGCTGGATGACAGCCCGTCAAATTGAAGCGTGTCGTGTGACTATGACAAGACACACAAAAAGAAGAGCGAAGGTTTGGATCAGAGTTTTCCCTGATAAACCGATCTCTAAGAAGCCACTCGAAGTACGTATGGGTAAAGGTAAGCCAGGACCAGATCACTGGGTAGCTTGCGTTCGTCCAGGTCGTATACTTTTCGAAATGAGTGGTGTAACTCGTAACACAGCTAAAGAAGCTATGGCACTTGCGGCAAATAAACTTGGAATGCGTACTCGCTTCCTTGCTAAAGAGGATCAAATCTAATGAAAGCTGCAGAAGTAAAAAAATTGACTGACGCGGAGCTACTCGAAAAGCTTGGTGAACTCGACAAGGAGCTTCTGAATCTCAGACTCCAGGCAAAAACAGGTCAAATCGAGAATACAGCACGTATTCGCGAGGCGCGTAAAACTGTTGCCAGAATTAAAACCGAGCAAACAGCCCGCTCTAAATAAGGATTATATCCATGAGTGAAAATACAAATCAAGAACGTGGCAACCGCAAGCAGCGTGTTGGCATTGTTACAAGCGACAAAATGGATAAAACCATCGTTGTAACAGTTAACCGCAAAGCGCGTCACGCTAAATTTAAGAAAGTTATTAACATCAGTAAAAAATACTACGCTCACGACGAGAAGAATGAAGCCAAAATTGGCGATCAGGTTGTCATCGCTGAGACAAGACCTACCAGTAAGAAGAAGTGCTGGAGACTTATGAGTATTCAATCTACTGCTGAATAGGAGAGTTAGAAAATGATCCAGATGCAGACAAGCCTAGAAGTGGCAGACAACACAGGCGCTAAGCGTATTGTTGCTATCACTGTCCTTGGCCAGCGCAGAAAATATGCTGGTGTTGGTGACATTATTACTGCTACAGTAAAAGAAGCCAGCCCTAACGGCGTTGTTAAGAAAGGTGACGTAATTAAAGCTGTTGTTGTTCGTACAAGAAAAAGAATCCGTCGTCCAGATGGTTCTTACCTCAACTTCGACAAGAACGCAGCTGTAGTTATTAACGCGAACAATGAGCCCCGTGGTACTCGTATCTTCGGCCCAGTTGCTCGTGAACTCAGAGAAAAGAAATTTATGAAAATTGTTTCTTTAGCACCGGAGGTTCTCTAATGAATGATTTCCCAGTAAAAATGGGTGAAGAAGTCGTTATCATTGCAGGTAAAGACAGGTCACGTGCTGACAAAGTCAAAGCTGGCAAGATCACTTCAATCAACCGCAAAACGCAAACTGTTACTGTTGAAGGTCTCAACATCAGTAAAAAAGCTGTACGTCCAAGTGAAGCAAATCCAGAAGGCGGAATTGTTGAATTTGAAGCTCCGATTCACGTTTCTAACGTGATGACGAAAGCTAAATACGACGCTCGTTCAGCTAAGAAAGCATAGTAGGTATTCAGATGACTTCAATGAAAGAAAAATATAAGAAAGAAGTTGTAGCCGAATTAGTTAAGAAATTCGAGTATGGTAACGTGAACATGGTACCAAAAGTCGAAAAAGTAATTCTTAACTGCGGTATCGGCACTAAGCAAGAACGTGAAGTTCTTGGTGAAGCTGTAAAACTTCTTACGACCATCACTGGTCAAAAAGCTGTAGAAACAAAAGCTAAGAAATCTATTGCGAATTTTAAACTTCGCGAAGGCCAATCAATCGGAACTAAAGTTACCCTCCGTGGTGAAATTATGTTCGATTTCCTTACTCGCTTAATTCACAATGCACTTCCACGTGTACGTGACTTCCGCGGTGTAAAGCCTAATGGTTTTGATGGTTCTGGTAACTACACAATGGGTATCAATGATCAGTCAATCTTTACTGAAATTGACCTAGACAAAATCAAACACGCAATTGGTATGAACATTACAATTGTAACAACTGCAAAGTCAGACGAAGAAGGTCGTGAGTTACTCGCACTTCTTGGTATGCCTTTCGCTAAGTAAGGAGTTGAACCATGGCTAAGAAATCTTGGATTCAAAGAAATGAAAAGAAAGCAAAAGTAGTAGCTAAGTACGCTGAGCGTCGCGCAGCTTTGAAAGAAGCTGGTGACTATGAAGGTCTTAGTAAACTCCCCCGTAACGCGAGTCCATGTCGCGTTGTAAATCGCTGCTCAGTCACAGGCAGAAAGCGTGCATACTACCGCAAGTTCGGTGTTTCACGTCTTACTCTTCGTGAGCTCGCAAGTCAGGGTCTCGTTCCTGGCATGAGAAGAGCTAGCTGGTAATAAATTAGGATATTATAAAATGAACGATACAATCGCAGACTTTCTTACTCGTTTAAGAAACGCAGGTATGGCGAATCTCGCCGAACTGAACATGCCTTCATCAAAGGTTAATGCGTCTATCTCTTCCATCCTCAAAGAGGAAGGTTACATCGCTGACTATGACGTCGTAGAATTAGAAAATAACAAGAAGGACCTCAAGGTTCAACTTAAGTATCACAAAGGTCAGCCACTGATCCAGGGACTCAAAAGAGTTTCAAAAGGTAGCTGCCGTATTTTTGTTAAAGCTGACGAGATTCCACGTGTACGTGGTGGTCTTGGTATTGCTGTTATTTCGACTTCCAAAGGTATGATGACTGGTCAGAAAGCTAAAAGTGAAAACATTGGCGGCGAAGTAGTTGCCCTTGTTTGGTAATTTTTAAGGAGATTCATCATGTCAAGAATTGGTAATAAAGCAATTAGCATCACTGCAGGCGTTGAAGTGAAAATTTCTGGTAAAGAAGTTTCTGTCAAAGGCCCTAAAGGTGAACTAAAACACACACTTACTCCTCGCGTAGAAGCCAGCGTTGACGCTGACTCAAACGAAGTTGTAGTAACTCGCCAGGACGATAGCCGTTTTTCAAAAGCTGAGCATGGTCTTAACCGCAGTCTTATCAGTAACATGATTGTTGGTGTAAGCACTGGTTGGAAAAAAGAGCTAGAGATCCGTGGTACTGGTTTCAGAGGAGCTGTTCAAGGTAACAAGCTCAACTTAAACTTAGGTTACTCACACCCCATTAACTACGAAATCCCTGATGGTATCAAGGTAACTATGCCTGAGCCTACAAAGATTATCGTTGAAGGAAGTGATAAACAACTCGTTGGTCAAGTATCCGCTAACATTCGTTTCTACAGAAAACCTGATGCCTATAAAGGTAAAGGTGTTCGTTACACGGATGAGCATATCGCACTTAAAGAAGGTAAGAGCGCTGGTAAATAACAGCTGCGCCCGGAGATAATTATGAGTACTAAAACTACAAAACAACAAAGAAAGCGCAGACACTGGCACATTCGTAGCAAAGTCACTGGAACAGCTGACAAACCACGTATGGCTGTATCACGCTCTCTTAATCACATATCTGTTCAGTTTATCGATGATGTAGCTGGTAAAACACTTGCTTCTGCATCAACTAAAGATAAAGCTTTCGAAGGAAACAATACACAAGCAGGCAACAAGGAAGGCGCTGCACTAGTAGGCAAAATTGCTGCTGAAAATGCTAAAACTGCTGGAATCAGCAAAGTCGTTTTTGACCGTGCAGGTTTCCGTTTCCATGGTCGCGTAAAAGAGTTAGCTGACGCCGCGCGTGAAGCTGGCTTGGAATTCTAGGAGATAGAAATGAACGATAAGAAAAATAATCAAAAAGATAACTCTTCTGACGCTCCCGAGCTCGACGAAAGAGTAGTAACCATTAACCGCTGTT
This genomic interval from Lentisphaera araneosa HTCC2155 contains the following:
- the rplP gene encoding 50S ribosomal protein L16; the protein is MALMPKRVKYRKVQRGSLAGNAGNCNKLDFGEFGLQVLDRGWMTARQIEACRVTMTRHTKRRAKVWIRVFPDKPISKKPLEVRMGKGKPGPDHWVACVRPGRILFEMSGVTRNTAKEAMALAANKLGMRTRFLAKEDQI
- the rpmC gene encoding 50S ribosomal protein L29; its protein translation is MKAAEVKKLTDAELLEKLGELDKELLNLRLQAKTGQIENTARIREARKTVARIKTEQTARSK
- the rpsQ gene encoding 30S ribosomal protein S17, coding for MSENTNQERGNRKQRVGIVTSDKMDKTIVVTVNRKARHAKFKKVINISKKYYAHDEKNEAKIGDQVVIAETRPTSKKKCWRLMSIQSTAE
- the rplN gene encoding 50S ribosomal protein L14, producing MIQMQTSLEVADNTGAKRIVAITVLGQRRKYAGVGDIITATVKEASPNGVVKKGDVIKAVVVRTRKRIRRPDGSYLNFDKNAAVVINANNEPRGTRIFGPVARELREKKFMKIVSLAPEVL
- the rplX gene encoding 50S ribosomal protein L24, with the translated sequence MNDFPVKMGEEVVIIAGKDRSRADKVKAGKITSINRKTQTVTVEGLNISKKAVRPSEANPEGGIVEFEAPIHVSNVMTKAKYDARSAKKA
- the rplE gene encoding 50S ribosomal protein L5, which gives rise to MTSMKEKYKKEVVAELVKKFEYGNVNMVPKVEKVILNCGIGTKQEREVLGEAVKLLTTITGQKAVETKAKKSIANFKLREGQSIGTKVTLRGEIMFDFLTRLIHNALPRVRDFRGVKPNGFDGSGNYTMGINDQSIFTEIDLDKIKHAIGMNITIVTTAKSDEEGRELLALLGMPFAK
- the rpsN gene encoding 30S ribosomal protein S14; this encodes MAKKSWIQRNEKKAKVVAKYAERRAALKEAGDYEGLSKLPRNASPCRVVNRCSVTGRKRAYYRKFGVSRLTLRELASQGLVPGMRRASW
- the rpsH gene encoding 30S ribosomal protein S8; translation: MNDTIADFLTRLRNAGMANLAELNMPSSKVNASISSILKEEGYIADYDVVELENNKKDLKVQLKYHKGQPLIQGLKRVSKGSCRIFVKADEIPRVRGGLGIAVISTSKGMMTGQKAKSENIGGEVVALVW
- the rplF gene encoding 50S ribosomal protein L6; this translates as MSRIGNKAISITAGVEVKISGKEVSVKGPKGELKHTLTPRVEASVDADSNEVVVTRQDDSRFSKAEHGLNRSLISNMIVGVSTGWKKELEIRGTGFRGAVQGNKLNLNLGYSHPINYEIPDGIKVTMPEPTKIIVEGSDKQLVGQVSANIRFYRKPDAYKGKGVRYTDEHIALKEGKSAGK
- the rplR gene encoding 50S ribosomal protein L18, which translates into the protein MSTKTTKQQRKRRHWHIRSKVTGTADKPRMAVSRSLNHISVQFIDDVAGKTLASASTKDKAFEGNNTQAGNKEGAALVGKIAAENAKTAGISKVVFDRAGFRFHGRVKELADAAREAGLEF